One segment of Paenibacillus rhizovicinus DNA contains the following:
- a CDS encoding GGDEF domain-containing protein, whose protein sequence is MDEIGYGLLDRTMINRLTEQWHYGGIGVIIVHVQGHPSASVHEVMLDWMKDQRRVAWRYRMENDFYYFLQRGKSEEQLEKLTKRAVEGLRERLRRVYVKEEAVKQRSERRAVTEFAIGFALAFPSGIGRSAEATVYNAIKEALSAVMRYRFRQEHAFAAHEQTAATDEGLLGGPPLHEMQNPGSDALSDHRLPPQADRIQHGRQSPFPIGALAKSIPTFYPDAIVSDLARMFESNQHVQGAVIASEGRPLGLVMKENMNQLLAGQFGLPLYWNRPIAKIMDEEALVVDASWPVEQVAQMAMARDISRLYHVVIITRDEKLIGAASIRSILECLTQLRTEEARTANPLTGLPGNAVIQRELQRRIDAGRPFAIVYADLDYFKWFNDCFGFSQGDELIRYLAAVLQHAQGLAGSKDDFVGHIGGDDFILLSDVEDAAKLCRLMIARFDGGVQAYYGGAELPVVTDRSGNPAVQEGVTLSLSLLLWDGLEPITTAKISQAAARLKKQAKSISGSTYVSGNVYEKHLGEGKT, encoded by the coding sequence GTGGACGAAATTGGTTATGGACTATTGGACCGTACAATGATAAATCGATTGACAGAGCAATGGCATTATGGCGGCATCGGCGTCATTATCGTGCATGTGCAAGGTCATCCTTCGGCTTCCGTGCACGAGGTCATGCTGGATTGGATGAAGGATCAGCGGCGGGTCGCATGGCGGTACAGGATGGAGAACGATTTCTATTATTTCCTGCAGCGGGGCAAGTCGGAGGAGCAGCTGGAGAAGCTGACTAAACGCGCGGTAGAAGGATTACGTGAACGGCTGAGGCGCGTGTACGTGAAGGAGGAAGCGGTCAAGCAGCGGAGCGAGCGGCGAGCCGTCACTGAATTTGCGATCGGATTTGCGCTTGCTTTTCCGTCCGGCATCGGTCGTTCGGCCGAAGCAACCGTCTATAATGCCATCAAAGAAGCATTGTCGGCCGTGATGCGGTATCGGTTTCGACAAGAGCATGCATTCGCGGCGCACGAACAAACGGCTGCGACGGATGAGGGCCTGTTAGGCGGACCGCCGCTCCATGAGATGCAGAACCCGGGTTCGGATGCCTTGAGCGATCATCGATTGCCCCCGCAAGCGGATCGGATCCAGCATGGCAGGCAGTCGCCTTTTCCGATCGGGGCGTTGGCGAAGTCGATTCCGACCTTCTATCCGGACGCGATCGTATCCGACCTCGCGCGGATGTTCGAGTCGAATCAGCATGTGCAAGGGGCGGTCATCGCAAGCGAGGGGCGGCCGCTCGGACTGGTCATGAAGGAAAACATGAATCAGCTGCTTGCCGGGCAATTCGGACTCCCGCTCTATTGGAACCGCCCCATCGCCAAAATCATGGACGAAGAGGCGCTGGTGGTCGATGCGAGCTGGCCGGTGGAGCAGGTCGCCCAGATGGCGATGGCGCGGGATATTTCCCGGCTGTACCATGTCGTTATCATTACGCGCGACGAGAAGCTGATCGGGGCGGCTTCCATACGCTCGATTCTGGAATGCCTCACCCAGCTGCGGACGGAAGAAGCGCGGACGGCTAACCCGCTCACCGGCCTGCCCGGCAATGCGGTCATACAGCGAGAGCTGCAGCGGCGTATCGACGCCGGGCGGCCGTTCGCGATCGTGTATGCCGATCTGGATTATTTTAAATGGTTCAACGATTGTTTCGGGTTCAGTCAAGGGGATGAGTTAATCCGTTATCTGGCCGCGGTTCTGCAGCATGCGCAGGGACTCGCGGGCAGCAAGGACGATTTTGTCGGCCATATCGGCGGCGACGATTTCATCCTTCTATCGGATGTTGAGGATGCAGCGAAGCTTTGCCGGCTAATGATTGCCCGCTTTGATGGCGGCGTTCAAGCCTACTACGGCGGCGCCGAGCTGCCCGTCGTCACGGACCGGAGCGGCAACCCGGCGGTACAGGAAGGCGTGACCTTATCGTTGTCATTGCTGTTGTGGGATGGCTTGGAGCCGATAACGACCGCGAAGATTTCTCAGGCGGCGGCACGATTGAAGAAGCAGGCCAAATCGATCAGCGGGAGCACCTATGTGTCAGGCAATGTATACGAGAAGCATCTGGGAGAGGGAAAAACGTGA
- the pstB gene encoding phosphate ABC transporter ATP-binding protein PstB, which yields MQATGLSAQNLSVFYGEKEAIKSVSLEFAPREVTALIGPSGCGKSTFLRSLNRMNDTIGGVRTKGEIWIDGENINDPSVDVVLLRQKIGMVWQRPNPFHKSIYENIAFGPRYHGIRKKKQLDEIVEECLRKSALWEETKDRLHSSALALSGGQQQRLCIARSIAVKPKVILMDEPASALDPVSTAKVEELVAELKKDFSIIIVTHNMHQAARVSDKTAFFYMGKVVEYDQTDKIFTNPSEKATDDYISGRFG from the coding sequence ATGCAAGCAACTGGACTATCAGCCCAAAACCTGAGTGTTTTCTATGGCGAAAAGGAAGCGATCAAGAGCGTGTCGCTTGAATTCGCGCCCCGTGAGGTGACCGCGTTAATCGGACCGTCCGGCTGCGGGAAATCGACTTTCCTGCGCAGTCTGAACCGGATGAACGATACGATCGGCGGCGTACGCACAAAAGGGGAAATATGGATCGACGGCGAAAACATTAATGACCCCAGCGTCGATGTCGTCCTGCTTCGGCAGAAGATCGGCATGGTGTGGCAGCGTCCGAATCCTTTCCATAAATCCATCTACGAGAATATTGCGTTCGGTCCGCGCTACCACGGCATTCGCAAGAAGAAGCAGCTGGATGAAATCGTTGAAGAATGCCTGCGGAAGTCCGCGTTGTGGGAAGAGACGAAAGACCGTCTGCACTCCTCGGCGCTGGCGCTCTCCGGCGGTCAGCAGCAGCGGCTTTGCATCGCGCGTTCCATCGCGGTTAAACCGAAAGTCATTCTCATGGATGAACCGGCCTCGGCGCTCGATCCCGTCTCGACGGCTAAAGTCGAAGAGCTGGTTGCGGAACTCAAGAAGGACTTCAGCATCATCATCGTTACGCATAACATGCATCAGGCGGCACGCGTATCGGACAAAACGGCTTTCTTCTACATGGGCAAAGTCGTGGAATACGATCAGACCGACAAAATCTTTACCAATCCTTCCGAGAAAGCGACGGACGACTACATTTCCGGCCGATTCGGATAA
- the pstA gene encoding phosphate ABC transporter permease PstA: MSAKTADRIATAVIIAVSALIVLLLAGLLGYILFRGLPHISFHFLTSGPQTIKAGGGIGPQLFNSLFLLVLTLIITIPLGLGAGIYMSEYAKPGKLTDSIRLIVEVLSSFPSIVVGLFGLLVIVNVFGLGFSLFSGALALTVFNLPLMVRITEQALKGVPREQKEASLALGLSRWKTITSVMLPIAMPAIVTGTILASGRVFGEAAALLFTAGMSSPRLDFTNWNPLSPFSPLNPFRPAETLAVHIWKINSEGLAPDASQIAAGASAVLIIMVLIFNFSARWFGRFLHRRFTATK, translated from the coding sequence ATGAGCGCCAAAACCGCAGATCGTATCGCAACAGCCGTCATAATAGCCGTATCCGCACTTATTGTACTTCTGCTGGCGGGCTTGCTCGGTTATATCCTCTTCCGCGGCTTGCCGCATATTAGTTTTCACTTCTTGACTTCCGGTCCGCAAACGATCAAAGCCGGAGGCGGCATTGGGCCGCAGCTGTTCAACTCCTTGTTCTTGCTGGTATTGACATTGATTATTACGATCCCGCTCGGCCTTGGCGCCGGCATCTACATGAGCGAATACGCGAAGCCGGGCAAGCTGACGGATTCCATTCGCCTTATTGTCGAAGTATTGTCTTCATTCCCATCCATCGTAGTCGGTTTGTTCGGTTTGCTCGTAATCGTCAATGTATTCGGCCTCGGCTTCTCGCTATTCTCCGGCGCCCTGGCGTTGACGGTATTCAATCTGCCCCTGATGGTGCGGATTACCGAGCAGGCGCTGAAAGGCGTTCCGCGCGAACAGAAGGAAGCAAGCCTTGCGCTTGGCCTCTCGCGCTGGAAAACGATCACTTCCGTCATGCTGCCGATCGCAATGCCGGCTATCGTGACGGGCACCATTCTCGCTTCCGGCCGCGTATTCGGCGAAGCGGCGGCGCTGCTGTTCACCGCGGGCATGAGCTCGCCAAGACTTGATTTTACGAACTGGAATCCGCTTAGTCCGTTCTCGCCATTGAATCCATTCCGTCCAGCCGAGACGCTGGCGGTTCATATTTGGAAGATCAACAGCGAAGGCTTGGCGCCTGACGCCTCGCAAATCGCAGCCGGCGCATCGGCCGTGCTCATTATTATGGTGCTGATCTTCAACTTCTCGGCAAGATGGTTCGGCAGATTTTTACACCGCAGATTTACGGCGACCAAATAG
- the phoU gene encoding phosphate signaling complex protein PhoU, whose translation MIRRKELDDGLDQLKEKLVEMGTRVEKVLGDAMRALEQLDTISARRIIADDFRLNQIEESIDFIGARIIATQQPVAKDLRRILVAFKMANDLERMGDLAVDIAKVVVRLDGQTLVKPLVDLPQMAEISQQMIRESIQSYVQENVQLAYKMAQDDDQVDALFGQVIRDLYGVMMENPRTITQAGLITFVGRYIERIADHATNIGESVVYLVTGKRPDLNA comes from the coding sequence ATGATCAGAAGGAAAGAGCTCGACGACGGCTTGGATCAATTGAAAGAGAAGCTGGTCGAGATGGGTACGCGCGTGGAGAAAGTATTGGGCGATGCCATGCGCGCTTTGGAACAACTGGACACGATCTCGGCAAGACGGATCATCGCGGACGATTTCAGGTTGAATCAAATCGAGGAAAGCATCGATTTCATCGGAGCCCGGATCATCGCGACGCAGCAGCCGGTAGCGAAGGATCTTCGGCGCATTCTCGTAGCGTTCAAGATGGCCAACGATCTGGAGCGGATGGGCGATCTGGCGGTTGATATCGCCAAGGTCGTCGTGCGCCTGGATGGCCAAACGCTCGTGAAGCCATTGGTCGATCTGCCGCAGATGGCAGAGATTTCGCAGCAAATGATTCGCGAGTCCATCCAGTCTTACGTGCAGGAGAACGTGCAATTGGCGTACAAGATGGCGCAGGACGACGATCAAGTCGACGCGCTGTTCGGACAAGTCATCCGCGACCTGTACGGCGTCATGATGGAGAATCCGCGGACAATCACGCAGGCAGGTCTGATCACTTTCGTCGGCCGGTACATCGAACGGATCGCCGACCACGCAACGAACATCGGAGAGAGCGTCGTCTATCTCGTGACGGGCAAGCGTCCGGACTTGAATGCATAA